The Alosa alosa isolate M-15738 ecotype Scorff River chromosome 17, AALO_Geno_1.1, whole genome shotgun sequence genomic sequence CTGCTTTGgcatgtgtactgtatctgtgaAACATAAGTATTTGACATGTACAGCCACATCTTAATcgcttatgtctgtgtgtgtgtgtgtgtgtgtgcgtccgagtgtgtgtgtgtgtgtgtgcgtgcgtgtgtgggtgcgtgcgtgcgcatgtgtgtccatgtaccCATgcccatgtaaacacacactcactgtgctCTTCCCGGAGCCACTAGACGAGCGGCAGCCGGCCAGACAGGGAGAGATGTACGTGATCCCGTTCTCCCCACACACGGGATCCCAGTCCTTCCCCGAGCACTGGCAGCCACTGTTGCACTCTACATACAGTGCACTCTCATGATAAGAGAGGCCCTCCACACttcaaagaacacacacacacacacacacacacaaacagaacattACTTGTGTGTGACTCACCCTGCATTTCCCTGTCTGCTCATCTGTGATAACGATGAAATTCCaatcaatattgaattaaaTCTGTCTTCTTCAATTTGTTGAATTACATTTGTCTTCATTCAGGAAAGGTATTTCATATTATACAGACATGCTGTGAAATGATGCAATCGGGGTGAGATACAATCACATTTTTGGCTGAAATGCTGCCTTGAGGTCCTACCCTTGGTATGAGACGGTTATGCCGGCTACTTTGGAGTTCTCGCAGCCCATGGCCAGGAAGAAGAGGGACAGGAAGTAGCCCAACAGAGACGTTCCCAGCGCAAATTTGGCCGCTCCCATGATGCTCAGCTTGAACTTCTTCATGACCACGCCTCCCGAGAACATTCCCAAAGCGACGGCGGGGATGTTTATGATGCCTGGGGAGCCAGCAGGAACATGTGAAAAAATGTCTCTCACCCAACCACCATTCAAGCCAAAGCCAAACCCATCCCTGCAACACTGTAATGAGGTTGAGCACACAGATGGACTATTTTTTCAACAGCAAAAGTGGATGATGGTCCATTGGCTGTCCATTAGTAGCCAATTCAAGCATACCTTTTATGTGGCAATTCCAATAGAGCTTCAACATTTGATATTCTCTTTCCTATGCAATGAAGGCTGGCCTCATGCCATGCTTTAGTAATTCATCAAATAAAAGTCTTGAATAAAAATGAGAAAGACATACAGAAAAAAGAGAGCTGCCAGCTGCCATAAGCTGCTGGCAGATCCTGGATGAAACTATAGGCTTGTGCCTAACCTTAATGTATTGATTTAACTTCAGTAGAGAGGACTGTTTATATTCGTGAGTAATACATACCCATCAAAAAGTTGGCAGTAGAGGCGGACTGTCCATAATGCTGTTCTATGTATTTAGGCTTGTATGTGACCATGCCAATGAGGGAGTTGAACTGGATAATGGTCACACAGAGATACAAAAAGTACACAGGATTTCCAAGAAGAGACTTTAATGTTGGCacaaagtctgaaaaaaaaaaaaaaaaccacacacacacacacactgttagttCTTATAGAATTAGGCTACTGCCAAACTCTCTTTCCAAAACTTTAGAACACTATATGAAACAAACAAGCTCTTTCATTCTATTTTTGTGACACATTTAACAAGCACAGCAcagaagtgcaaaaacaatgttaCATGCTTAGAATGTTATATTTAGATGGACAataacataatacatttaacatgttcaaattcaaattcaaatctcAGTTCTCTTTTCTAGCGTCTGCCCAGCAGAACATGTTCTCTATCTGCCCCTGCTTAGCTGACTGCACTGACCTCAGTGACATCAGTTTTTATTAGCTGAATGCTCCTGATTTAGCGAATTACCAGGCTTGCTTACAGCATGGGATCCATGGTGAATGTGGGGCAGAAGCACTGAGAACCCTGGATACTATTCctccacacaaatacatactgtatagaaCACAGGTGCAAAACCTAGCGACATCATCCACAATCGACACATCAGTGAGTCgtagtcagtttttttttctctgcagTTATTCCTACATCGATCTTCCTTCATCATAATATAATGATGCCTGATTGGTGGCCTATTTAGTAGAAGCAAGGAGACCTTCGACTGACTCTTGACCAGGTAGCCAAGGTCCACCGATTTACCTTTGGCCATCTCTAGACAGCTGGCGGGTTCGTCTGCCTGGTACTTGTGCTCCTTGATGGAGTTGGTGTGCTCGGAGGGGCTCTTTTCCAACGGTTTGCCCACGGGCATGGGCAGCGACTTGGGCAGGAACCAGAACGGGATGGCCGAGAGCAGAGTGATGAGCCCTGCGATGAGGTACCCCAGCCACCAGGCCCCCACCCAGCGTGCGTCCCCCGGTGCTATGGTAATGCTCTCTGGAGAAGAGACAGACATGGCTGTCAGTGCACTCTCACTGCTACCATGCATAACATGCAGGCGCTTCGCTAGCAACATGTTAAACAAGTAGCATTAGATTAAATGGCAGAATCGGAAATTGAGAGTCTTAGATCCGAGCATTACAATCAACTGCTGCATCTAGAGGGGAAATTAATCTTGCTTCTGAAGAAGATAATCACATCAAGTGAGAAGATGGGGTTTCAGAAAATGACATTTAACTAGGATCAGAGTGTTccgagctctctctctctctggccaagTCTGTGAATGGAATATGCCATATCTGAAGTGACATGTTCAGTTAAGGCAGGGGATCAGAGCGCCTCCACACGTGATGATTTGCTTGATCCAAACTTAGTTAGAGCAAACTGGGAGTAAAATTCTTCCCAGGagaaacacacaaaagaaacacacacaaaaaaacttcTAGGAATACCTTGAGGTATGGCGGGTTGTAAACCTCACAACCCTGATCTCCAGGAATTGTGGGTGTACTATGTAGTCTGAATATCTAAGAACAGAGTTGAATGCCCTGACTGTGCTGTCTAGACAGGGGGCTTGCCATGAGTATTTTGAGATGATTGCCAATGCTGCAGACCGGTCTTTCACATCACCATGGCGGGTATCTCACTCACCCATGTTGACAAATCCAATGTCCACATATATCTTGGCACACAAAGCTCCCAGCAAGTAACCAAACACGGGACCAATGACCGATATCGTCTGGACGCAACCTGACACAAGGGACACAAACAGCGATTGCTTTGACACGTGAATGGGCTCGCTGCCAAAcagcaaaaaagaaaaggaatatTACAGGAGTGTTTGTGACATCATAAATCAAATGACTTATATCTAAAATAACATACACAATACCACATAATCCCTCTGAAGGACTTCATGGTCAATTAATCATGAAAGGGACTAACACCTATGACAAATCTAGTGTTAAACTCTCTTTACTAAATGATTAATCAAGAGCTGAGAGTAAGTAAGGACACTTATTTTGAAGTAGGACTGATTTGCTTCTTTTTCTTCAGTAAGAAAACCTGTAGATGCATGTTTGCACATAGTTCACAGTTGCCCTTAGTTTTCTCTGTGAGATCTCTACAGCATGTCAAACAGAGCTGTAGTGGACCTTAAAGTGGCCTTTTTCGTCCcctatgcatgtacagtatacagcgtTGGTGAACTCAGTAATGCAGACACTGCAGCAGTTGTCAATCTCTTGTTGCTTTGTTGTTCATGCTAAGTGAACAATCCCACCAAGTAGCATGTTGCACATATAATATGGATATATACATAAAACAAGCCTCACCAATGTAGAATGCTGCATTTTCTTCCAAAGCATGATCATCTATGTATGAGATTCCAAGAGGCTGAACAGGAGTCTCCCCTATTCCGCGTAATACATTCCCCAGAAAAACATAAATCCACATGGACAGACTGGATTCTCGATCACAGCCTAGAATTCACATAAAGGGAAAAAGGATAAAATAGAGTCTGCAAATCACTGGCAGACACTGACTGTAAATTCATTTTGATATTTGTGAACatttctttgtctgtgtgtgtgtgtgtgtgtgtttgtgtgtgtctgcatgcatccgtgcatgcacatgcaatgtgccggtgtgtgtgtctgtgtgtgtgtctgggtgtgtgtgtgtgtgtgtgtgtgtgtgtgtgtgtgtgtgtgtgtgtgtgtgtgtgtgtgtgtgtgtgtgtgtgtgcttgtctgacATTTGGATTCAGTGACATTCATGCCTCGCCCCAATCTGATTACACTGTATTCAATCAGCCCCCATCTGCATACTGGAATTTGGTGGCTTACATATTGACCTCCTTCAGGATCACAAAGCCATGAGCACTGACTCTCTACAGCGCTGAACAGTAACGTCCGCTACAACGGAGAAGCCCAAAGTGACCAAAGAGACTGTTCACCTGCTGTAGGCACCTCAGAGGAGTTGCCACCTGCAGAGAGCCCACCAGGTGAGCTTGCTGGACATGGAGAGAAGACATTGGTTGAGTTCACTGAAGATCTAATCGATGAGTCAAACTTATAGCTGTATAAAAACATCAACACAGTGTTTTagagggagatgagaggggaAGGCATAGAGCAGGCTTATCATGATTAAtcaaacccacaaacacacaaaagaccTGCCAAAACCAGaactgtgtgtactgtgttcACAGCTGATGCTGCAATGTTTAGCATTGAGTCAGCTATGCTGGAATGTGTCATTGCTATAATTTATACACAGAGACCTGTGAGACTTCAGCGCAACACAAACACTTTAGCATCCTGTTCTGAAATATTTACATATGAAACAGACATCAAAGTGTAGAGTGCAGGGAAAACACTCTCGAGCTGACTTGTCACAGCTGAGATCCTTAGGAAAGAGCTACATCTATATTTTAAACAGAGATTAAGGCAGCTAGGCTTAATGGAAGGTTCATATACATAGATTGTCCTTTATCTATGCCAAAAGAATAAAGTGTAGACAGTCAGTCTGGTTCATGGGTTTCTTTGTACAGGCCAAATGGGAAAACTGGGCCAAATAATGCATTTATCTTGACAAGTAGGGCACAAcaaatcaaaatacaaaacagtACATATGGCATTTTGGCAATAGCGTTTAAAAAGCTTTGATGAGAGGCATGTGACCCAAAAAGCACTCAGCCTGTTGCGTGTAAGTCAGGAGCAGCCTGGACCCTCTGCAGTACCTCCTGCATGGGTCATTTTGTCCACTTGGAAGACACTGGGGAAACCCCACTCCCTGAGACCGGTGTGATACAAAAACCAACCATATAATccaccccccagccccccagCGAGTCATGCTTACCGTCCGATAATGAAGTGTGGCAATGCAATGAGGAAAGTCCCCAAAGACATGAGCAGGCACCCCACTGCTATGATCTTCGGTCTGTGCAGCTTGGCCCCAAAGTAACTGACAAACGCAATCACCAGCAAATTACCTtgtgtgggaggaggagagtaaAAAATAGAATATTTTAGCCACTCTTGAATTGCTCACGTTGCTCTGACTGAATTTCCTCAATGGCTTTAGACCAAGAAGACCTCTCAGCCTGGCATAAGCAAAACGACATACAAATGGATTAATTAGCCTCTTATTTCAAGGAAATCCTTAATACAGTATACAGACAAAGGGAGCAATACAAAGACTTCCTGCCAGGGGAAATGGCATGGGGTCAATTAGGCTAATATATGGATTTACGCTTCTGAGAAATCTAGAGCTCAATTCTGGCCTATTTCCATGTTCCAACTCCAGTTTCCCTGAGAGCTGCATTCTAAGGTGAGAGGGCTTAAGAACAACAGTCCACTTCCAACAATGCTAACTAAGAATGGTCATTGTGTCCCATGTCCTGACCTCTTCTTTCCTCTATTGTCTCGCCATGCTGGGGCCAGGGCATGTGAGGACCACTTCTGCCTGACTgaatagagacagagacagaaagctCATTAATATGTATGGCTGTCAGACTCTGGACCACCAAGGGCTTCAGCAGAACACCTCAAACTGGAGAAAACACAGAAGAGGGACTTGAGCTCTGGGACACCTGCAGCTAAGGATGTGCCCTGTTTTTGGACACGAGACAGATGGAGGATGGgttggagaaggagggagaggaggaagaaaggaaggtGGCTTGGTGGCTAACCCAGTGTCCCGACACATGATCCCTCCCTGTAACACTGCAGGAACCGGCCTCGctgctcctctccactccactccactcctcacctctctctctctctctgctcactgCCTCGTTCCCATGGAAACGCTCCTATGGAAACCCTGGCTGCCGCTGCCACGTGAGATGGGTGCTGCAGTGTGGCTTGagccccagctctctctctctgcctttacGACTTCACGCTCACGCCGAGGCTCTTGATCCCCCAAGGACAGGCACAATAGCTCCATGCATACCGAGCAACACTGAGGGCACACTTACAGCACAAGCCCTTGCCGAAACAATTGGCCAAAAGCATGCAAGCACCAGGCGTGTGGCATATGAAATACAATGGTTTTGGCCTGGCCCTCTCACTCATATATAGAAACCTATAGAAACCACATTTTCATGTAAAGTTCTATTAGGAGGCATACGCCATCTACGTATACATATCTATGCTCTCTCGATTGTTGCGGACACATAATGCTCTATAACTTTCCTTCACGTAGCTAACAACGTCATGTCACGCATGAGAACGGTGCAGCTGTCTGGTTTCCTGAAGAGAGCTGCATGTATCATCTTACCACccaccaacccacccacccacccgacCCCCAAAATCAAAAGAAtgtaaaaatagttttttgAGGAGGCGCCCATGACGCAGGCGGATCTGGTGCTTACCTATTTCAAAGCTCCCATCAATGACACCAACTAAATAACTGGGGATGTCAAAGCGCCTCTCCAGCTGGGTTATTGTGCTTTTCATATAGCTTCCCGACAATGCCTTGGCGAAATACGCAAAGGACAAGGCCACAAGGAACATCTAGaatgaaaaagggaaaaaagagtgagcaaaagaaagcgagagagagagagagagagagaggggaggagagagaacatgGGGGAGATATATAAATGTATCATTTCATAACCAGTAGTTCACTGTACCTCATTAGCCTAATTTTGGATGCCTCAACCTTGCCTCATAAATATGGATTCAAATCAATAGGGAGAAAAGCAGAGTGAGCGAGAGGATGAACATGGCTGAGAGAGGCAAGCCAGAGAGGATGAACATGGGAGGGATTTGGGGGGGCAACATTGGAGTCATACTGCAGTACTAGGGTGGGAGGAATGGCAGGGGGTACCAgtgaacaaaaaaataacaggaGATTAAGAGAGCTTATGTCACACTCGCTCCAGCAAGAGCAGTTCAGCAACCTGAAGGCAGTGACTCAAGCCTGGTGGCAGAGGCAATGGAGCTGCTGGGGAGCTCCATAATGACAGGAGTGAGGCTGCAGCATTTGTGAGGCCGCTAGCAACCGCTGTAACATCTCCCCTCCCCCCTAACCTCCCCAgaacctccaacacacacacacacacacacacacacacacacacacacacacacacacacacacacacacacacacacacacacaaacgcacacagcgAGTCTTACAATCAGCAGCCTCATTCTGTATGCACCTTCTCAGTGGCATATCTTCACCCACACAgggttttttattttacatacagacacacacacacacacacacacacacacacaatatgagcactctcacacatatgcgcatgcatgtgcatttaaacaTACTGCGTCAAAGGCTAATGATCACACTGGAGAGTgcatgaggaggagagggagtaaagaaacagaaaagaaaggagTGAGAAAAGAAAGCAGGAGGGTTGAGTGATGAAGAAAAGTTGTcaagaaaattaaaaaaaaggggaaaaaaggcaCAAGAAACAAGGAAAACAGTGATTATGAGTGGGGGTGCACTGAAGAGGAACATACTTTACATTTTGCTGATAAACTGAGACTTCATTAAGGGTTAACCTTTCATGcacttacagtactgtatgtaccACAACACATCATCAATTCAGCCAATTACATTGCAAAGCAGTACaaagataaattaaaaaatGCACTCAGCAAATAATTACACCAGCATTGAAAAATGCATGGCTACTCTGAAGTCCCCCAAGGCAACAACAGACCTCCCTTGGATGGCCCTCTCCTATTGGCAGGAGTCCAAAGTGATGTAGGCAAACATCATCAACAGAGGACATTGATACTAAATTTACTGTGTAAAAACGTCTAGAAATAGTAATAATATGAGGGTGAGGTTTCAAACAGCAaagtttatgtttgttttttttgtttttgtttctttttaacaTCACAGCCAATGAATACAGATGATGATTATGAACTATGCCTATTATCATCACTGatatattgttgtttattagatttatttatattatcatTTTTATATCTTGTTGGCACGGCACCATTGGGCTAGTGATGTTTGGTCCCTGAAGATCACATTCTGAATATATCTGTTATAGAGATGCActgatatggaattttagggccgataacgataaccggtatttattggtttgttgtggccgataccgatacgataaccgataatattactcttgaaaaaaaattgtgaaaagtgatttggggaaagcatttaataagcataattttattgcagtaattttacctaccaccaaatgatggacagaactcataatagtcctcaatagtacggcagtcaacaacataacagtagcctagccctacagtatgtcagAACCTGAcatcagtgaattgcgagtgagtggctagagagtttgaatcgttttcatttaggactaaacgctcataaacggttcagcttggaataagctacagtatagcgaccaaatcagagtttgtgagggaaacttaggtttagtttcaactgcgggtaactgaataaagctgcaactcctcagattgtatcttatgtccgtctactctgttgcgcacaacctgctgcagcagaaatgaaaggcgttagccccgaaggttttaataacttattatgatgacctgtctggaactgaagcacaaatggttagcatatttctaggtaataatacaaaacccaagctaaagtaatggaaatataatactaaaacacaacttagaactaggcctacttatgtactcgtcccactaacgagtttgtttatttgtttccccgaccagcgcggcaaagtgcaaacacaccagcaaaagacggctctagatagggctgcgctccgctctggtaaggttaaatggcggatcattcacgagaggattttgagatgcacagattcccaaatgaacgcatatccacagattttgttagagtggtgaaatacattcaaccgctgacattatattgaggaaaaagtatagccaaccaagctcaagtaggctagctcagtgtagccagacggaccttacataggcctaaattaggactttaaaaaaaaatatcggcgcaaattatcggccagaattctgttatcgggccgataataatattttcattttttcacttatcggctaataatatatcggccgccgatatatcgtgcatccctaatcTGTTATGGTTAAAGTTTAAAAACATCCAAAAGCGAAAAAGACAAATGGCAAGAAAAATATCCATTAGCCAAAGACCTCACTGGCCTTACACAGCATAAAATAGCTGATCTCACACTCTAGAAAATTATTCTTAACCTAGTCAAGTCATCTTCTTGCTTTGATTGAGTTAAGTCAGTGTCAAGTtcattacatacacatacacttgaCATAATCAGTCAAAGCAACAAGATGACTTGACTTGGTTACATTAAGTCAACTAATCATTTTTGACAGTGAAGCTTCAGAAGTCTTGATATGGCTGTGCTTGTCCTGTTCCTCCAAATCAGACCACCCCAGGCAAACACAAAAGAGTCACGCCTATAACACACATGCCTTCCATACAGGCCGGCCATTACTTTTTGAAAAAAGTGGCAAGAAAAAAAGTTCCTCAATGAAGAAAACAACCTTTGTTTGTGTTCTTccagcaaaacaaaaaagaaatgtaGGTTAAAAAATGAACATTTGTTTTACATCGTCAGTCTGTGTTGCCCGCCCGCGGTCAGCAGCAGGGTGGATCAGTGCGCCTGAGACTTCCTGGGATGTTTAACACCATCACATCCCTGTGGGAAGTGCCTCTATCCTGTCTGGTTTTCTTTGAATGGGAAAGTCTAAATCCAGAAATTAGAGGCAGCTGACATCATTGACTCAACCACttcattagagagagagggagggagagagagagagaaagaggtacagacaggaaggagacagagaaggaaggagagagaggcagggtgcAGTGAGgttgaaagagaagagaaagagcaaCAGAAAAGGAGTCTGAGAGAAACAtgcagagagaagaggtgagtgtgagaagagagagagggagagagagagagagagagagagagagagagagatgaacagaacaGGGTGTGAGTTCTGAATTCTGTCAGACTCTCCTCTACATTCTGCTGACTAATAACTGATTGCCAAGTCATGGCTGAACAAAACACAAGTGGGTTCATCTAGATCAAAAGGAAGCAAATGACAAAGTGAAGCTGCTGTATGTTTCACTGTAACATGCGAGAGAGGCTTGTGCACTGAAAGGCCGTCAGCTGACACTGCTCGTAACAGTAGGTCTCCATAACCAGGCCTGACCGTAAATCTCGAGGGGAGGGATGCCAGTGAGGTGGCCGTGCCTGTGAACCCTTCGGCATCAGCCTCTGGATCACATTTCATGTGGAAGCACAAAAAACAACCAGCAGGAACAGCCAACACAGAGTTCCACAGACGCAATGTACATGAGCCACCAtttaagagtatgtgtgtgtgtatgtgtgtgtgtgtgtgtgtgtgtgtgtgtgtgtgtgtgtgtgtgtgcctatccATGTCCTCCTGCATGCCTCACGCTGCACAAACGTTGCCCGTGCAACAAAGCCTGTGCTGTCCTTCCCTTGCCCCGTGGTCCTCACATGTCACCTCCTTCTTAAGACGCATGGATGCCCAGGCAAAGCAGCGGGACGCTGGCATGTCAATAAGCTCCCGCGCTGCCATGCGGCTCGTGCGCCATGTGATAGCCAAAAAACACTGTGAAATGGATCAGTCGcggagcccacacacacacacacacacacacacacacacacacacacacacacacacacacacacaccaaggaccCCATTGAGATTGAGAACACCCACACTTTGTGAGATCAGTGCTGACATGGGGGTCTTAGAGCTTTTTTCCCCGCACTTAACCTTGGTGGCGGCCTTCACTGGCCTGTGGTGATTAAATCAAAATCCCAGTAGCACGTTTCAGTAGCAGAGTCGACATAGAACCAGCACTGTACGAGTGGCTAATCAGCTTTCTCCGGACATACAGCTTGTAAAAGGCGCTGTTACAATGCTGTCTTTCTTCAAGTTATTCTTGGCATGGTATTCATACACAAATGCCAGAGTGTGGCAGtcaattttcttttttcagaTCTAGTATTTACATACAAAATATTAATTAGAACAAAAGCTTTCTGGGAAAGGATTATTGCATTATTGAGACCAAAATACAGTAAACTACAGCAAAACTATACTGTCTAACAATTATTATACTTGCTGGATTAAGGCCACAGCCCAACTAATAGCAGATATGTCCAACATCCAACATGATCCAATTCCACGATTAGGTGCTGGTGGTCCATGAAATAATCTCATTGTGAGGCTTTCATGCCATTGTCTCACACTGACATAATCCAGTGAAAAAACAATGTATGAACTTTCCATCAGTCACTGGCCAACATACTAGGTTATTAAACATGCCTTTGGTCCACCACACATCAGGAATGAGACAACTTTGTTACTATATTTTCAACAGAGGCTTGTCTGCCCCAAACCTTCATGTTTGAGTGGACAGTCGCCAATGGGGtctatcaaaaacaaaacatcatcgAGCCCAGAGGAGCCACTGTGGGATGTGGCACACATCTTGCACTCAAACTGACCTGAAGAGAAGGAGCTTTGTGCTGTGAATGATGCAGCACAACCTTCAGTGAAATAAAAGAAGAGTgcacttttttttgtctgaccGAAAGCCTTCCTGACGGTAAACTCACAAGGCATGTCACACACAGGATAGTCCCGTACAAAAGCCCAGGGCAAACACATTCAGAAAATGCCTTTAGTTCAATACATCGGAAATGATTGTACCACAACCCTAACTGCACACTTTTGAAAAGAGAGGTATGAGCAAAATTCTACTGTATGAGCAGGAAGTATAGAACAATGTTGCTATGTGCACTATTATGGAATGTCTGCTTAACGGATTTTCCAACGAGGCTGGCAGAAACGTAACCTTCACCTTTAGGCTGGAGCAAGAGGAGTGATCTCTGGAAGGCATGGGCCTGTTCACTGCTGACCGTGTATCCTGGACTGGGCGATCCATCCTCCACAGAGAAGTCGCGTTTTCCTTGGGCAGAGTTTCCCTAATGAAATTTCTTGGCATTGATGCATGCACCCCTGTGTGAAGAAAATGGGAGAGCGTGACCTCCTTGCCTCACATCTCcgaaagataaataaataaagtgtttGCCAAAGCACAGTGGGAAAACTAGCTGCGGGTTATAAGAGCTAATAACTCCCAAGCAatggcaaaaaatatatatataaaaggtcATACTATGAAAATGGAAGACAATAGCTCTAAACAGTTATCAGTAAATATTACTGAATACAACCATTTACAAAGGCTATGAATCCAAAACGGCACAGATACTAATGAATCCTGAAAACTATTAGGGATACTATTATGGATAGCAAAAAAGATACGGCATAAAGTAA encodes the following:
- the slco1c1 gene encoding solute carrier organic anion transporter family member 1C1 isoform X3, with protein sequence MWIYVFLGNVLRGIGETPVQPLGISYIDDHALEENAAFYIGCVQTISVIGPVFGYLLGALCAKIYVDIGFVNMESITIAPGDARWVGAWWLGYLIAGLITLLSAIPFWFLPKSLPMPVGKPLEKSPSEHTNSIKEHKYQADEPASCLEMAKDFVPTLKSLLGNPVYFLYLCVTIIQFNSLIGMVTYKPKYIEQHYGQSASTANFLMGIINIPAVALGMFSGGVVMKKFKLSIMGAAKFALGTSLLGYFLSLFFLAMGCENSKVAGITVSYQGVEGLSYHESALYVECNSGCQCSGKDWDPVCGENGITYISPCLAGCRSSSGSGKSTMFDQCSCVTMGNMTARVGLCPNRNACDRIFPYFLALSVVTSFIISLGGTPGYMLLIRCIKPQLKSLALGFHTLATRTLAGIPAPIYFGAMIDTTCLKWGQTSCGGRGACRIYDTAAYRTAYLGLTLGLRAVSFLLCIWGFAVLRRHVRRQERGPMTNGNAAGAVAAAADELEALRKEETAGAASSDQSPRNSDCYPERETRL
- the slco1c1 gene encoding solute carrier organic anion transporter family member 1C1 isoform X2, coding for MFLVALSFAYFAKALSGSYMKSTITQLERRFDIPSYLVGVIDGSFEIGNLLVIAFVSYFGAKLHRPKIIAVGCLLMSLGTFLIALPHFIIGRYKFDSSIRSSVNSTNVFSPCPASSPGGLSAGGNSSEVPTAGCDRESSLSMWIYVFLGNVLRGIGETPVQPLGISYIDDHALEENAAFYIGCVQTISVIGPVFGYLLGALCAKIYVDIGFVNMESITIAPGDARWVGAWWLGYLIAGLITLLSAIPFWFLPKSLPMPVGKPLEKSPSEHTNSIKEHKYQADEPASCLEMAKDFVPTLKSLLGNPVYFLYLCVTIIQFNSLIGMVTYKPKYIEQHYGQSASTANFLMGIINIPAVALGMFSGGVVMKKFKLSIMGAAKFALGTSLLGYFLSLFFLAMGCENSKVAGITVSYQGVEGLSYHESALYVECNSGCQCSGKDWDPVCGENGITYISPCLAGCRSSSGSGKSTMFDQCSCVTMGNMTARVGLCPNRNACDRIFPYFLALSVVTSFIISLGGTPGYMLLIRCIKPQLKSLALGFHTLATRTLAGIPAPIYFGAMIDTTCLKWGQTSCGGRGACRIYDTAAYRTAYLGLTLGLRAVSFLLCIWGFAVLRRHVRRQERGPMTNGNAAGAVAAAADELEALRKEETAGAASSDQSPRNSDCYPERETRL
- the slco1c1 gene encoding solute carrier organic anion transporter family member 1C1 isoform X1; this translates as MPRNFIRETLPKENATSLWRMDRPVQDTRSAVNRPMPSRDHSSCSSLKMFLVALSFAYFAKALSGSYMKSTITQLERRFDIPSYLVGVIDGSFEIGNLLVIAFVSYFGAKLHRPKIIAVGCLLMSLGTFLIALPHFIIGRYKFDSSIRSSVNSTNVFSPCPASSPGGLSAGGNSSEVPTAGCDRESSLSMWIYVFLGNVLRGIGETPVQPLGISYIDDHALEENAAFYIGCVQTISVIGPVFGYLLGALCAKIYVDIGFVNMESITIAPGDARWVGAWWLGYLIAGLITLLSAIPFWFLPKSLPMPVGKPLEKSPSEHTNSIKEHKYQADEPASCLEMAKDFVPTLKSLLGNPVYFLYLCVTIIQFNSLIGMVTYKPKYIEQHYGQSASTANFLMGIINIPAVALGMFSGGVVMKKFKLSIMGAAKFALGTSLLGYFLSLFFLAMGCENSKVAGITVSYQGVEGLSYHESALYVECNSGCQCSGKDWDPVCGENGITYISPCLAGCRSSSGSGKSTMFDQCSCVTMGNMTARVGLCPNRNACDRIFPYFLALSVVTSFIISLGGTPGYMLLIRCIKPQLKSLALGFHTLATRTLAGIPAPIYFGAMIDTTCLKWGQTSCGGRGACRIYDTAAYRTAYLGLTLGLRAVSFLLCIWGFAVLRRHVRRQERGPMTNGNAAGAVAAAADELEALRKEETAGAASSDQSPRNSDCYPERETRL